The sequence CCAGATCAGCCAGTAATTTATTTAATTCCTTTTCCATTTTTTGTTCCTCCTTACCATACGATGGATATTTGGAAGACGCTCCCTCTCGGGGAGGTCTCTCCTTCGATCTGTGTATAGTATAGGTCAAAACAAGCAGAGAAAATAGCAAATTTCTCCTTTGATTTGTAACAATCGTCCACATATTGAAGAATTTCTTACTATTCTCATTTATAAATAAACACTGTCACAAAGAGCAGTGCAAATCACTGCGTATTATGACAGTGTCCGGAAATAGGAAGGAGCGGCCCCGAAGGGCCGCTCTCTTGTTAACTAAGTTATTTAAATTATCTGACTTCCTGTCCAACCATCCAGATTGCCTTGGAGAAGAATTCGATGTAATCGTCCATCTTGGTAGATGTGAGGTAATCACCGCTTTCATCAGCAGCCGCCTTGACGCCTTTGACTTCATCCAGGAGATACTTGAAATCTGCAAGGACAGCTTCGTAAGCTTCTACGGAAGTCACTTCCTGATTCTTTGCTTCTTCGATAGAAGAGATCGAAAGGAAGCCTTTCATCGTGCTTTCCGGCTTGAAGCCAAGCATCAGCATATCTTCAGCGACGGTGTCGACTGCTTCAGCGATAGCGTCGTAATATTCTTCCAGCTTTGCATGATCATCGAAGAAATGGTAACCCTTCAGGTACCAGTGGAAGCTCTGCAGCTTATGATATTCC is a genomic window of Veillonellaceae bacterium containing:
- a CDS encoding DNA starvation/stationary phase protection protein; this translates as MEKKLNHLLADLVVEYHKLQSFHWYLKGYHFFDDHAKLEEYYDAIAEAVDTVAEDMLMLGFKPESTMKGFLSISSIEEAKNQEVTSVEAYEAVLADFKYLLDEVKGVKAAADESGDYLTSTKMDDYIEFFSKAIWMVGQEVR